One segment of Ipomoea triloba cultivar NCNSP0323 chromosome 12, ASM357664v1 DNA contains the following:
- the LOC115998901 gene encoding uncharacterized protein LOC115998901, producing the protein MFCPRDVDLIMNVPIPISNVGDSMYWGREEKGFYTVKSAYRFAKGIERTERELGWTGVWYLNLPPKAKCFFWTLCSMCLPTKDLLYMKRVNCDQVCMLCGLANESVVHLFANCSFARDCWRELDAAWNLSYVDSQSWLAEMWNVLSKNMLEKVVMVCWALWENRNSLCWKNTGMPPITVVQHALAFYENWKKVTVATHESALISNTAVLDSTSWLPPPPGYLKLNIDVSMAVHHRRMGFGWVCRDETGIVVGVRMNSMMGLYSVREAEAMGAREVLSWIKLMGWERVILETDAQIVTRAVQGGLDFSPFGTIIHDIRLLLKSLPYVCFVFAKRSSNIAAHSAAYHASCNTEGGPVVFLDSSPRFLSGVV; encoded by the coding sequence ATGTTTTGCCCAAGGGATGTTGACCTCATTATGAATGTTCCTATTCCTATTTCAAATGTAGGGGATTCTATGTATTGGGGTAGGGAGGAGAAGGGTTTTTACACGGTTAAGAGTGCGTATAGGTTTGCAAAGGGGATTGAGCGAACGGAGAGGGAGTTAGGGTGGACGGGGGTGTGGTATTTGAATTTACCTCCAAAAGCTAAATGTTTTTTCTGGACTCTTTGTTCAATGTGTCTCCCAACAAAGgatttattatatatgaagCGGGTTAATTGTGATCAGGTGTGTATGTTATGCGGCTTGGCAAATGAGTCCGTTGTTCACCTGTTCGCGAATTGCTCTTTTGCTCGTGATTGTTGGCGTGAATTAGATGCTGCATGGAACTTATCTTATGTGGATTCCCAGTCTTGGCTTGCAGAGATGTGGAATGTGCTTTCAAAGAATATGCTAGAAAAGGTGGTCATGGTGTGCTGGGCATTATGGGAAAACCGCAACTCACTGTGTTGGAAGAATACTGGTATGCCACCTATAACAGTAGTTCAACATGCATTAGCATTTTATGAAAATTGGAAGAAAGTGACAGTAGCTACACATGAAAGTGCACTTATTTCTAATACTGCTGTTTTGGACTCGACAAGTTGGTTGCCACCGCCACCAGGATACTTGAAACTAAACATTGATGTGTCGATGGCTGTGCATCACCGGAGAATGGGTTTTGGCTGGGTTTGTCGTGATGAGACGGGTATTGTGGTTGGAGTGCGCATGAATAGCATGATGGGCCTATATTCGGTTCGGGAAGCGGAAGCTATGGGGGCGAGGGAAGTTTTGAGTTGGATAAAGTTGATGGGTTGGGAGCGGGTGATCCTCGAAACTGATGCCCAGATTGTTACTAGAGCGGTACAAGGTGGTCTAGATTTCTCTCCGTTTGGGACTATTATTCATGACATTAGACTTTTGTTGAAATCTTTACCgtatgtttgttttgttttcgcTAAACGTAGTAGTAATATTGCCGCTCATTCTGCGGCATATCATGCTTCTTGTAATACTGAGGGAGGTCCTGTTGTGTTTCTGGATTCCAGCCCTCGGTTTCTTTCTGGTGTTGTTTGA
- the LOC115998034 gene encoding COP9 signalosome complex subunit 3-like isoform X1, with product MDSIESVVAQIQGLSSNSQDIAQLHSFLKQSEEFLRAESTRLAPVLLQLDLVKHSLGYLYVLDACMCAPIPKEQSHELVSTVATFINGCAADQIRLAPEKFISICKRFKEQVILIEAPIRGVAPMLTAIQKLQLSPEQLTTLHPDFLLLCLLTKCYKIGFSILGDDIFEIDQPRDFFLYCYYGGMICIGQKQFRKALELLQNVFTAPMSTLNAIAVEAYKKYILVSLIHLGQFSTSFPKYTSSVAQRNLKNYSQAYLELANSYSTGRISELETCVQTHKDKYQSDNNLGIVQQVVSSMYKRNIQRLTQTYLTLSLQDIAITVQLSSPKDAEMHVLQMIEDGEIYANINQKDGMVRFLEDPEQYKTCEMIEHIDSSIQRIMMLSKKLTDMDERMSYDPSYLAKVGKEKQRFDFDDFEGVAPKFNL from the exons ATGGATTCAATTGAATCGGTGGTAGCTCAAATTCAGGGCCTCTCTTCCAATTCCCAAGACATCGCTCAGCTTCACAGCTTCCTCAAACAGTCCGAAGAGTTTCTTCGCGCTGAGTCGACTCGCTTGGCTCCTGTGCTCCTTCAACTCGATCTTGTTAAACACTCCCTGGGCTACCTTTATGTCCT TGATGCATGCATGTGTGCTCCAATTCCGAAAGAGCAATCTCATGAACTAGTTTCTACAGTGGCAACATTTATAAATGGATGTGCTGCTGATCAAATTCGATTGGCACCTGAGAAGT TCATATCTATTTGTAAAAGATTCAAGGAGCAAGTTATACTGATTGAAGCACCTATAAGAGGTGTGGCTCCTATGCTGACTGCCATTCAGAAACTACAGCTGTCACCTGAACAACTAACAACCTTACATCCTGACTTTCTTCTTTTATGTTTGCTCACAAAGTGTTATAAGATTGGTTTTTCCATTTTGGGGGATGACATATTTGAGATTGATCAGCCTAGGGATTTCTTTCTGTATTGCTACTATGG GGGGATGATTTGCATTGGGCAGAAGCAATTTCGTAAAGCTTTGGAGCTTTTGCAAAATGTAT TTACAGCACCTATGTCCACTTTAAATGCTATTGCTGTTGAAGCATACAAGAAGTACATACTGGTTTCACTCATTCATCTTGGGCAG TTCTCTACCAGTTTTCCAAAGTACACATCCTCTGTGGCTCAAAGGAACCTAAAGAACTACTCTCAG GCATACTTGGAGTTGGCAAATAGTTATAGCACTGGGAGAATTTCTGAACTTGAGACATGTGTACAGACACACAAGGACAAGTATCAAAGT GACAATAACCTTGGAATTGTCCAGCAAGTTGTGTCATCCATGTATAAACGCAATATTCAGAGATTGACTCAAACATACCTCACCCTTTCCCTCCAAGACATTGCTATCACGGTCCAACTAAGTAGTCCGAAGGATGCTGAAATGCACGTGCTTCAAATG atCGAAGATGGTGAGATTTATGCAAATATCAACCAGAAGGATGGAATGGTTAGATTTCTGGAGGATCCTGAGCAGTACAAGACTTGTGAAATGATTGAACATATAGATTCATCAATACAGAG AATAATGATGTTGTCAAAGAAACTGACTGATATGGATGAACGCATGTCATATGACCCTTCTTACCTTGCAAAG GTTGGCAAAGAGAAACAGagatttgattttgatgattttgaAGGAGTTGCTCCAAAGTTTAATTTATGA
- the LOC115998034 gene encoding COP9 signalosome complex subunit 3-like isoform X2, producing MDSIESVVAQIQGLSSNSQDIAQLHSFLKQSEEFLRAESTRLAPVLLQLDLVKHSLGYLYVLDACMCAPIPKEQSHELVSTVATFINGCAADQIRLAPEKFISICKRFKEQVILIEAPIRGVAPMLTAIQKLQLSPEQLTTLHPDFLLLCLLTKCYKIGFSILGDDIFEIDQPRDFFLYCYYGGMICIGQKQFRKALELLQNVVTAPMSTLNAIAVEAYKKYILVSLIHLGQFSTSFPKYTSSVAQRNLKNYSQAYLELANSYSTGRISELETCVQTHKDKYQSDNNLGIVQQVVSSMYKRNIQRLTQTYLTLSLQDIAITVQLSSPKDAEMHVLQMIEDGEIYANINQKDGMVRFLEDPEQYKTCEMIEHIDSSIQRIMMLSKKLTDMDERMSYDPSYLAKVGKEKQRFDFDDFEGVAPKFNL from the exons ATGGATTCAATTGAATCGGTGGTAGCTCAAATTCAGGGCCTCTCTTCCAATTCCCAAGACATCGCTCAGCTTCACAGCTTCCTCAAACAGTCCGAAGAGTTTCTTCGCGCTGAGTCGACTCGCTTGGCTCCTGTGCTCCTTCAACTCGATCTTGTTAAACACTCCCTGGGCTACCTTTATGTCCT TGATGCATGCATGTGTGCTCCAATTCCGAAAGAGCAATCTCATGAACTAGTTTCTACAGTGGCAACATTTATAAATGGATGTGCTGCTGATCAAATTCGATTGGCACCTGAGAAGT TCATATCTATTTGTAAAAGATTCAAGGAGCAAGTTATACTGATTGAAGCACCTATAAGAGGTGTGGCTCCTATGCTGACTGCCATTCAGAAACTACAGCTGTCACCTGAACAACTAACAACCTTACATCCTGACTTTCTTCTTTTATGTTTGCTCACAAAGTGTTATAAGATTGGTTTTTCCATTTTGGGGGATGACATATTTGAGATTGATCAGCCTAGGGATTTCTTTCTGTATTGCTACTATGG GGGGATGATTTGCATTGGGCAGAAGCAATTTCGTAAAGCTTTGGAGCTTTTGCAAAAT GTTGTTACAGCACCTATGTCCACTTTAAATGCTATTGCTGTTGAAGCATACAAGAAGTACATACTGGTTTCACTCATTCATCTTGGGCAG TTCTCTACCAGTTTTCCAAAGTACACATCCTCTGTGGCTCAAAGGAACCTAAAGAACTACTCTCAG GCATACTTGGAGTTGGCAAATAGTTATAGCACTGGGAGAATTTCTGAACTTGAGACATGTGTACAGACACACAAGGACAAGTATCAAAGT GACAATAACCTTGGAATTGTCCAGCAAGTTGTGTCATCCATGTATAAACGCAATATTCAGAGATTGACTCAAACATACCTCACCCTTTCCCTCCAAGACATTGCTATCACGGTCCAACTAAGTAGTCCGAAGGATGCTGAAATGCACGTGCTTCAAATG atCGAAGATGGTGAGATTTATGCAAATATCAACCAGAAGGATGGAATGGTTAGATTTCTGGAGGATCCTGAGCAGTACAAGACTTGTGAAATGATTGAACATATAGATTCATCAATACAGAG AATAATGATGTTGTCAAAGAAACTGACTGATATGGATGAACGCATGTCATATGACCCTTCTTACCTTGCAAAG GTTGGCAAAGAGAAACAGagatttgattttgatgattttgaAGGAGTTGCTCCAAAGTTTAATTTATGA